The proteins below come from a single Staphylococcus sp. MI 10-1553 genomic window:
- a CDS encoding arginine deiminase, whose product MKFNDLVKNLQGNPNLIAEYISNPTSVLEMYDLSEEEHDALLSGSFEGLVGLGVSGELAAGVLSGAHSSTCGPISTRI is encoded by the coding sequence ATGAAATTCAATGATTTAGTAAAAAATCTTCAAGGAAATCCAAATTTGATAGCTGAGTATATCTCGAATCCAACAAGTGTTTTAGAAATGTATGATTTAAGTGAAGAAGAACATGATGCGTTATTATCTGGCAGTTTTGAGGGGCTAGTGGGTTTAGGAGTTTCAGGAGAGTTAGCAGCTGGTGTTCTTTCGGGGGCACATAGTTCCACTTGTGGACCTATTTCTACAAGAATTTAA
- a CDS encoding FAD-dependent monooxygenase encodes MKIGIIGAGIGGLTAAIMLQEQGHDVVIYEKNDAIREMGAGIGIGDNVIQLLGSHDLAKGIKNAGQVLEELRILDNRGQLLNALVLNETQTNVTLERQVLVDILKSYIDDTIIHFNHEVTDVESHQTNATIHFKQHQSVKVDMVIGADGIHSRVRTTVQPKSKVLYQGYICFRGIVDDMDLLKPIAEEYWGKKGRFGIVPLLNGRVYWFATINAKARDARFKNFNKPHLQAYFNHFPDPVRKVLALQSETEILHHDIYDLKPLSQFVYEQRIVLLGDAAHATTPNMGQGAGQAMEDAVVLANVLKKYSDLDRALQRYQRLRVKHTQKIIKKSRKIGEIAQKSNGMTMSVRNRLLRMMPKWVMARQTRLLYRGKKE; translated from the coding sequence ATGAAAATTGGGATTATAGGTGCTGGCATTGGGGGATTAACCGCTGCGATAATGCTTCAAGAACAGGGCCATGATGTCGTGATTTATGAAAAAAACGATGCAATACGTGAAATGGGTGCAGGTATTGGCATTGGGGATAATGTCATTCAACTTTTAGGTTCACACGATTTAGCTAAAGGGATTAAAAATGCAGGTCAAGTCCTAGAGGAATTACGTATTTTAGATAATCGAGGCCAATTATTAAATGCACTCGTGTTGAATGAAACACAAACCAATGTGACGCTTGAAAGACAAGTGTTAGTCGATATTTTAAAATCATATATTGACGACACCATCATTCATTTCAATCATGAAGTGACAGATGTGGAAAGCCACCAAACGAATGCAACCATTCATTTTAAGCAGCATCAATCTGTAAAAGTCGATATGGTCATCGGTGCAGATGGGATTCACTCACGTGTGCGCACAACCGTACAGCCGAAAAGTAAAGTCCTTTATCAAGGGTACATATGTTTTAGAGGTATCGTAGACGACATGGACTTGTTGAAACCCATTGCTGAAGAATATTGGGGGAAAAAAGGGAGATTTGGTATCGTCCCATTATTAAACGGTCGTGTATATTGGTTTGCTACGATTAATGCAAAAGCCCGAGATGCGCGCTTTAAAAACTTTAATAAACCACATCTGCAAGCTTACTTCAATCATTTTCCTGACCCCGTTAGAAAAGTTTTAGCTTTACAATCTGAAACAGAAATTTTACATCATGATATCTATGATTTAAAACCATTATCTCAGTTTGTATACGAACAGCGTATTGTGTTGTTAGGAGATGCGGCACATGCGACGACGCCGAATATGGGGCAAGGTGCTGGTCAAGCGATGGAAGATGCAGTTGTATTAGCCAACGTATTGAAGAAGTACTCGGATCTGGATCGTGCATTGCAACGTTATCAGCGTTTGCGTGTGAAACATACACAAAAAATCATTAAGAAATCCCGTAAAATCGGGGAAATCGCACAAAAATCAAATGGAATGACGATGAGCGTGAGAAATCGGCTCCTCCGTATGATGCCGAAATGGGTCATGGCAAGACAAACCCGTTTGTTGTATCGTGGAAAAAAAGAGTAA
- a CDS encoding N-acetylglucosaminidase gives MKRSRQIKPLKVIIFLLIVLFTILFLVNETSFFKNDKTHTFDEAVAMQTHGEALHTKSQDNRFVSASQIEVKRAMQINRDDSDLMYMDLSEHVEMSEAEVNAMLKGKGILEGRGKTFLAAQDQYEVNVIYLVSHALLETADGHSELAKGIRSGKQHYYNFFGIGAFDSNAIKTGTSYAQQADWDSPDKAIMGGAKFIRAQYFEQGQLSLYQMRWNPQSPATHQYASDIDWPSKIAQRMEKYYKTYGIKKDDIRKDLYK, from the coding sequence ATGAAACGATCGCGTCAAATCAAACCGTTAAAAGTCATTATTTTTTTGTTAATTGTGCTATTTACGATTTTGTTTTTGGTCAATGAGACATCTTTCTTTAAAAATGATAAAACGCATACGTTTGATGAAGCTGTTGCCATGCAAACACACGGCGAAGCATTACATACAAAATCGCAAGACAATCGTTTCGTTAGTGCCTCTCAAATAGAAGTCAAGCGAGCGATGCAAATCAATCGAGATGATTCTGATTTGATGTATATGGACCTTTCTGAACACGTTGAAATGTCAGAAGCAGAAGTCAATGCGATGTTGAAAGGGAAAGGGATTTTAGAAGGGCGCGGTAAAACATTTTTAGCAGCCCAAGATCAATATGAAGTGAATGTTATTTATTTAGTGAGCCATGCTTTACTCGAGACAGCTGATGGGCATTCTGAATTGGCTAAAGGGATTCGCAGTGGAAAGCAGCATTATTACAACTTCTTTGGAATTGGTGCATTTGACAGCAATGCGATAAAAACGGGAACAAGTTATGCACAACAAGCCGATTGGGATTCACCAGATAAAGCGATTATGGGTGGTGCAAAATTCATTAGAGCGCAATATTTTGAGCAAGGTCAGTTAAGTTTATATCAAATGCGATGGAATCCACAAAGTCCAGCGACGCATCAATATGCGAGCGACATAGATTGGCCGAGTAAAATTGCGCAACGTATGGAAAAGTATTATAAAACATACGGAATTAAAAAAGATGATATCAGAAAAGATTTATACAAGTAG
- a CDS encoding helical membrane plugin domain-containing protein: MAERIRKIKRLEKSEAEIKAESLSQVTDAIAENKDSILKAIDLIRTLDEAKILDALNGAVKQRGVITEKITAELNKDQYTGVIHNMGQMLFLLGDLQTDELRVLLNKVNRGIRVANQASPHARTSVTGLMRVLKDDEVNQSLTYFLNLLKGMSRE; this comes from the coding sequence ATGGCTGAACGTATTAGAAAAATTAAACGTCTTGAAAAAAGTGAAGCAGAAATCAAAGCAGAAAGTTTATCGCAAGTCACTGATGCCATTGCGGAAAATAAAGACAGTATATTAAAAGCGATTGACCTTATTCGTACACTAGATGAGGCTAAAATATTGGATGCTTTAAATGGCGCCGTGAAACAACGCGGTGTCATTACAGAAAAAATCACCGCTGAATTGAATAAAGATCAATATACGGGTGTCATTCATAATATGGGCCAAATGTTGTTCTTATTAGGTGATTTGCAGACTGATGAACTGCGCGTATTGTTGAATAAAGTGAATCGTGGTATTCGTGTGGCAAATCAGGCGAGTCCTCATGCACGTACTTCTGTGACAGGTTTGATGCGTGTATTGAAGGATGATGAGGTGAATCAGAGTTTGACTTACTTTTTGAATTTGTTGAAGGGGATGTCACGCGAATAG